Within the Enterobacter roggenkampii genome, the region CCCAGACGGTTTCGATGCTGCCAACGATGGTCGCACCGACCAGAATCTGGGCCATAGGGCCAAATTCAGTATCGAACAGGCAGATGACGCGCTCGTTACGGGCAAACAGGTTTGGCACGTTCTGCGCGGTCAGGTGGTTCACGGAGAACAGATCGCCCGGGACGTAAATCATTTCACGCAGGATGCCGTTACACGGCATGTGCACGCGGTGGTAGTCGCGCGGTGACAGATAGGTGGTGGCAAAGGTACCGTTGCGGAACAGATCCGCCATCAGGTAGTTCCCCGCCAGCAGCGCTTCCAGGCTGTAGTTATGGCCCTTCGCCTGCAGAATTTTGTCGTCTTCGATGTTACCCAACTGGCTGATCACGCCGTCTGCCGGCATCACCAGGACGTTAGGGTCGGTGTTCACCGGGCGCACGTCGTCACGCAGCGGGCGCACGAAGAAATCGTTGAAGGTGCGGTAGCTGGCGGTATCCGGCTTCTGCGCCTCTTTCATGTCGACCTTGTAATATTTTACGAAAAGGTCGATGACCAGTTTGGTCAGCCAGCCTGCGCGTTTGCTCGCGCCCCAGCCCGCCAGGCGAGTGAGCCACAGTTTTGGCAGAATGTATTGAAGCGAAAGTTTAAATGCGTTTAACAAGGTAGCCTCCAGGCCATTGTTTTGTCGTTCCTGATCCGGCGGTAAGCCACCGGAACCTGAAAAAAGGGGACGATTTTAGCGATGCTTAGCTTAGTTGTCAGTTATCAGAATCAGAAAAGTTTTTACGCGTTTTTACCTGATCCATGCTCTCAAGAATGCGGTGATAATTCTCGAAGCGGGTCTCCGCGATTTCGCCTTTCTCAACCGCTTCACGGATAGCGCAGCCTGGATCGTTATCGTGTTTACAGTCGCGGTACTTGCAAGCGCCTAAATAATCATGGAATTCGACAAATCCGTTAAAGATTTGTTCCGGCTCCAGGTGCCATAAACCGAACTCTCGCACGCCCGGGGAGTCGATCACGTCGCCGCCATGTGGGAAGTGATACAGGCGTGACGCGGTGGTGGTGTGCTGGCCGAGGCCCGAGACGTCAGACACATCGTTGGTGAGGATCTCTTGCTGAAGGCCAAGCAGGTTGTTCAGCAGGCTCGATTTGCCCACGCCGGACTGGCCCGCAAAGATGCTGATGCGGTCGGTCAGTGCTTCTTCAAGCGGTTTCAGGCCATCTTTGGTGTAGCTGGAGACCATCAGGACGCGATAGCCAATTTTGCGATAGATATCCATCTGCTCATTGACGAAGGCCATCCCGTCGTCGTCCAGCAGATCGATTTTGTTCAGCACGATGATCGGTTCAACCTGCAGCGTTTCGCAGGCGACGAGGTATCGGTCGATAATATTGAGCGACAGTTCGGGCAAAATCGCCGATACGATAACGATTTGGTTAATGTTGGCGGCAATCGGTTTGACCCCGTCGTAGAAATCGGGACGGGTTAATACGGACGTGCGCTCATGGACCGCTTCAACAATACCTTTTACCGTTACGCCTTCCGCCGCCTCTTTACCCGGTCGCCAGACGACGCGGTCGCCGGTCACCAGAGAACGAATGGTCCGGCGGATGTTGCAGCGGTGAATCGCACCATCGGCGGATTCCACGTCAGCGTGCATACCGAAACGGCTGATGACTACGCCTTCCGTTGGGTCGCCAAACAGGTTGTCGTCGTAATCGACCTTCTCCGCAGTGGTTTTAAGACGGCGCTGGTGATTGGCATTCACGCGGCGCTGCTGCCCTTTGGAGAGTTTATTTTTACTCAATCGCACTGGCTCCTGGTCGCCCGTAGGGGGCAAAACCTCTATGATACACTCTAATTAATACTAGTTAACCTGCTACTGCCGGTTATGCGAGAAGGGTGGAAAATAACATGAGCGCGGATGAAAACAACCTGATTTGGATCGATCTCGAAATGACCGGGCTGGATCCCGAGCGCGATCGCATCATTGAAATTGCAACCCTGGTGACGGACGCCAACCTGAATATCCTGGCGGAAGGGCCTACGATTGCGGTGCATCAGTCTGATGACCAGCTGGCGTTGATGGACGAGTGGAACGTGCGTACCCACACCGGCAGTGGCCTGGTGGAGCGCGTGAAGGCGAGCACCATGGGTGACCGTGAGGCGGAGCTGGCGACGCTTGAGTTCCTGAAACAGTGGGTTCCGGCGGGCAAATCACCTATTTGTGGGAATAGCATCGGCCAGGATCGTCGTTTCCTGTTTAAGTACATGCCGGAGCTCGAGTCTTACTTCCACTACCGCTATCTGGATGTCAGCACGCTGAAAGAGCTGGCGCGTCGCTGGAAGCCTGAAATTCTCGACGGCTTTAAAAAGCTGGGGACGCATCAGGCGATGGACGATATCCGAGAGTCCGTGGCGGAGCTTTCATACTACCGCGAAAACTTTATTAAGCTGTGATTTTGAGATCCGGCGCCTTGCGTGGCCGGGTTTTTGTCGTTAAATTGTGCAGCTTGCCGATTAAATAAGCATTTGAACTGAATTTCGAAAAAATCGCTTTAAGGGGGGTTGCAGCTAAAAGGATTTCTCGTATAATGCGCCTCCCGTAACGACAGAGAATTACACGTTACGACAGCAACAAAAGCAGTGCAGATTTGCGGGAATAGCTCAGTTGGTAGAGCACGACCTTGCCAAGGTCGGGGTCGCGAGTTCGAGTCTCGTTTCCCGCTCCAAAATTTGAAAGTGCTTTCACAGCACGGACTGCCCAAGCGGGAATAGCTCAGTTGGTAGAGCACGACCTTGCCAAGGTCGGGGTCGCGAGTTCGAGTCTCGTTTCCCGCTCCAAAATTTGAAAGTGCTTCCACAGCACGGACCACCCAAGCGGGAATAGCTCAGTTGGTAGAGCACGACCTTGCCAAGGTCGGGGTCGCGAGTTCGAGTCTCGTTTCCCGCTCCAAATTCTTCTTCATCTCTAAAATATCCACAGCGAAAAGAATCGCTGGGGACGTTTTCTGTTTTCTCTGAAATACTCTTGTGAACAGAGTTATCCACAGAAACTGCGCTTAACCGAAACAGGGTTAAAACTTAGCAGGGTGAATAATATCTTCATAAGATACTGTATTTACTTCATAAAATTTGATTTCAAAATGTTATTGAGATCACTTGATCTCTTCTCCAGCCCAGATGGCGCTTGAGTTTGTAATTTTATTCACAGGCTGTGAATAGTTCAGGCATCCCGCGGAAGCCCTTTTTCAATCACCCTCACCAGACGCTGTTTCTTCGGTAGCTGCACCTCGACCACACAGGCATTACGTTTCTCAATTTGCTGCGCAATCGCCCATTCTATGTGTTCATCAAGAAGTGGGTGCTCACCTCTACGGCTTTCAAGCGCCCGAATATTCGCTTCATCCCACGGGGCATTTCCCAACGCGACGGCCACATTTCGCAGCCAGCGCAGATGGCCGATACGGCGGATGGCCGAACCCTCCGTCACTTTCAGGAACCAGGCCTCGGTCCAGGCGAACAGTTCAGCGAGCGGCGGGGCATGGAGCGCCTTGCGCGGGCTGAAATCCTCTTCGTCGGTGAGCTGTGAATAGCGGTTCCACGGGCAGATGAGCTGGCAATCGTCGCAGCCGTAGATGCGGTTGCCGATAAGCGGTCGGAACTCCTCTGGAATGGCGCCTTCCAGTTCAATGGTGAGGTAGGAGATACAGCGGCGCGCATCAACGGTGTAAGGCTCGACGATGGCGCCGGTGGGGCAGATGGTCATACAGGCCACGCAGCGGCCACAGCCTTCCTCTACCGGGCCGTCTACCGGCAGCGGTAAATCAATCAGCAGTTCACCGAGGAAGAAGAACGATCCGGCGTCGCGGCTAAGAATAAGTGAGTGCTTACCTGTCCAGCCAAGCCCGGCTTTTTCGGCGATCGGACGCTCAAGAATAGGCGCGGAATCGACAAAGGGTCTAAAATTCAGCGAAACACAGTGCTGCTGAATAGTTTCCCCGAGTTTTTTTAAACGGTTACGCAGAAGCTTATGGTAATCACGACCGAGGGCGTACCGGCTAACGTAACCCAGCGAGGGGTCTTTGAGCGTGCGCGCAAAGGCCGCGTTGGCGGGCAGGTAGTTCATGCGCACGCTGATGACGCGTAATGTGCCCGGCAAAAGCTCGTGTGGACGGGCGCGCATCATGCCATGACGTGCCATCCACTCCATTTCGCCGTGGTATTGTTTGTCCAGCCAGGCCTGCAGTTTGGGCTCGCTGGCGGAGAGGTCGGTATCGGTAATGCCTACCTTCTGGAAGCCAAGCTCAGCACCCCACTGTTTGATTTTTTGCGCTAATTCATTGAGATCGAGGGGCTGTGACATGACGGACCATACGGTGAAGAAAAACCCCGCAAGTATACCACATTCCATCTGGCATGCGGATG harbors:
- the asd gene encoding archaetidylserine decarboxylase (Phosphatidylserine decarboxylase is synthesized as a single chain precursor. Generation of the pyruvoyl active site from a Ser is coupled to cleavage of a Gly-Ser bond between the larger (beta) and smaller (alpha chains). It is an integral membrane protein.) — encoded protein: MLNAFKLSLQYILPKLWLTRLAGWGASKRAGWLTKLVIDLFVKYYKVDMKEAQKPDTASYRTFNDFFVRPLRDDVRPVNTDPNVLVMPADGVISQLGNIEDDKILQAKGHNYSLEALLAGNYLMADLFRNGTFATTYLSPRDYHRVHMPCNGILREMIYVPGDLFSVNHLTAQNVPNLFARNERVICLFDTEFGPMAQILVGATIVGSIETVWAGTITPPREGVIKRWTWPAGEAEGSVALLKGQEMGRFKLGSTVINLFAPGKVKLAEQLESLSVTKLGQPLAVSTETFVTPEAEPAPLSQEEIQAEHDASPLVDDKKDEG
- the rsgA gene encoding small ribosomal subunit biogenesis GTPase RsgA; translated protein: MSKNKLSKGQQRRVNANHQRRLKTTAEKVDYDDNLFGDPTEGVVISRFGMHADVESADGAIHRCNIRRTIRSLVTGDRVVWRPGKEAAEGVTVKGIVEAVHERTSVLTRPDFYDGVKPIAANINQIVIVSAILPELSLNIIDRYLVACETLQVEPIIVLNKIDLLDDDGMAFVNEQMDIYRKIGYRVLMVSSYTKDGLKPLEEALTDRISIFAGQSGVGKSSLLNNLLGLQQEILTNDVSDVSGLGQHTTTASRLYHFPHGGDVIDSPGVREFGLWHLEPEQIFNGFVEFHDYLGACKYRDCKHDNDPGCAIREAVEKGEIAETRFENYHRILESMDQVKTRKNFSDSDN
- the orn gene encoding oligoribonuclease; this encodes MSADENNLIWIDLEMTGLDPERDRIIEIATLVTDANLNILAEGPTIAVHQSDDQLALMDEWNVRTHTGSGLVERVKASTMGDREAELATLEFLKQWVPAGKSPICGNSIGQDRRFLFKYMPELESYFHYRYLDVSTLKELARRWKPEILDGFKKLGTHQAMDDIRESVAELSYYRENFIKL
- the queG gene encoding tRNA epoxyqueuosine(34) reductase QueG yields the protein MSQPLDLNELAQKIKQWGAELGFQKVGITDTDLSASEPKLQAWLDKQYHGEMEWMARHGMMRARPHELLPGTLRVISVRMNYLPANAAFARTLKDPSLGYVSRYALGRDYHKLLRNRLKKLGETIQQHCVSLNFRPFVDSAPILERPIAEKAGLGWTGKHSLILSRDAGSFFFLGELLIDLPLPVDGPVEEGCGRCVACMTICPTGAIVEPYTVDARRCISYLTIELEGAIPEEFRPLIGNRIYGCDDCQLICPWNRYSQLTDEEDFSPRKALHAPPLAELFAWTEAWFLKVTEGSAIRRIGHLRWLRNVAVALGNAPWDEANIRALESRRGEHPLLDEHIEWAIAQQIEKRNACVVEVQLPKKQRLVRVIEKGLPRDA